TAATTGAAGATGATAAGATTGTAGGAGTAATAAATGAAAATGATATAATAAAAGCTGTAGCATTTGAAAATCTAGATAAAAAAGCTGCTGATATAATGAGTACAGCAATACTTACAGCAAAAGATAACATAAACTTAAATACAGCAATGGACTTACTACAACAAAATAATGTATCACTTATAATTTTAATAGATAATGATGAAAACATATCAGGAATACTAACTTTTACAGATATATTAAAAGCATTTATATCATTTTTAAACTAAAAAAAGGAAATTATTTAAAACTTGACCCTAAAAATCCTTTTTTTTAATAAAATATCACCACCATTTACATAAAAAAATAAAACAATTCTTTTTAATAAAAAATAAATATATTTCAAAAAAAAATAAGGAGACTTAAGATAATCATGCAAGTTAAACATTTAGAAATAACAGAAAATATGACAATAAATGAATTCATAAAACAACTTGATGAATCAGGAGTATTGGGAGCTGGACGAATTGCACATGCAACAAATCTACTTGCTGATTCTATAAAAGATCCGGACACACAAGTATTTCTAAGTCTAGCAGGACCTATGATTCCGGGGGGTTTACGTAAAATTGTACGAGATCTTGTGGCAAACAAACAAGTTGATCTTATAATATCAAGTGGAGCAAACTTAACTCATGACTTAGTTGAAGCATTTGGAGGAAATCATTATAAATCAACAGGAGAAGATGATGAAGTACTACAAGATAGTGGAATGGGAAGAATAGCAGATATATACACACATGCTGATGATTTTGAAGTATTTGAAGAAGAAATACAGAAAATATTTGCAGATATAAACCAAGAATATAAACAACTATCAATCCAGGAATTTATTTATGAAATAGGACTAAGAATTGATGATGATGAATCATTTATTAAAATGGCAGCAGAAAATAATATACCAATATTTGCACCAGGAATAATAGATTGTATGATAGGATTACAACTCTGGATATATACTCAAGATCATGATTTTATCCTTAGTGCAGCAGGTGATATGACCTATTTATCAGATTGTGTATTTAAATCAAAACATGTAACAGCATGTATGCTTGGTGGAGGTCTTCCAAAACATTACACACTAGCATCAAACATACTAACTGGTGGAATTGATGCAGGAATTCAAATAACACTAGATCGAAGTGAAGGTGGAAGTCTTAGTGGTGCACCACTTGAGGAAGCTAAATCATGGGCAAAAGCAAAGAAAGGTTCAAATCTTGTAACAGTAATAGGAGATGCTACAGTGCTATTTCCACTTATCGTAGCAGGAGCACTTGATAAAATAAAAATTTAAAAAAGAGTAGTAATTAGCTCTATTTTTTTATTTTAATGATTATAAGTGGAGTTTAGATTTAATGATATTTGATATTATATGTTTTTCCTTATCTGGAATATTTATGAAGTTATCAGATGAGCTTATGGATGTAAGTCATAATAAATTTTTATCAGTATTGTCTGATATTTTATGTGTTATTGTTACACTACTTGTATCTGTTGTTAATGGTGATGCTGCATGTATATTTTTAAGTATTCTTATTGGTACTGCATTTGCTCATAAAGTTGATAGTATTAATCATATAATAGCAGCGATACTATTTGTTGTAATACTTTTCATATCAGGTTTTCCACATTTTAGTTTGATATGTCTGATTGTTTGTACTATTGCAGCATATATTGATGAGCGTGGAAATGATATTTCTGATAAAAAAGAAAAAGAAGGTGATGATACAGGTTTTATCTACACATTCTTTAAATACCGTTATACTATGAAACTTGCAGTACTTGCATTTTCTGTTATTGGTATTGCTAATATGTATCTTCCAGGTAGTATGTTTATGAATTTTAGTTTTAATCCTTTAACTTTTATTTATTTCTACTTGTTTGATATTTGTTATGAGTTTGTTGGCTCATATTATAATACTATTAATAATACTTTTAAAAAAAAGCTAGATTAGATCATATTTATTAGATCTTCTAGTGTTTGTTGTGGATTATCTGAGTTATATATACTTCGTCCTATAATAGCTGCATCTGCATATTTTAGTGTATCTTGGATTTTTCCACCTTGAACTCCTACACCTGGTGATATAATAAATGCTTCATCACCAACAATTTCTCTTATTTTTGCAAGTCTATCAGTCTTTGTTGCTGGTGCTACGTAGTTTTTTATTCCCATATCTACTCCCATTTGTGCAATTTCTTCAGCTACTGGTTTTAAGAATCGATCAGCTCCAGGGTGTGACATTTCTGTAAGAAGGAATATTTCCTTATTATTTTTTTCAGCCATATTTTTAGCAGCTAGTACACTGTCATCTCCTGTGAAACCATGTACTATTATTGAGTCTGCTCCCCAGTTTAGTGTTGTGTTTACTATTTTTTCGTTGGTTGCATCGATATCTGCTACTTTAAAGTCTGCTATTATTTGTACGTTGTAGTCATCTTTTATTTGTTGTATTATTTGAGGTCCTAGTGCTAGTGTTATAGGATATCCTATTTTTATTGTGTTAAGATATGGTGTGGTTTGATCTAGTATTTTGTAAGCTTCATCTTTATCTTCTACATCTAATGCTAGTATTATTTGGTTTTTTACTTTCATGTTTATTATTTCTGTTTTTTGTTATTGAAAAATATTTTTTTTAGATTTTATATTTTTCTTTTATGAATTTAGGTTTAACTAATAATATAACTATTTTTTAATTTTTATTAACTATTACCGTTTAGTTTTATGAATAACTTACTATTTATTATTTAAATACTTATAAAAGAATATTCTATTTTTGAATATTATCTATTCAATTTAATTTTACTTTTTTTCAGAAATGTTTATATAATAAATACAATAAATTATTAAATATTGGTTTAATAGATTTCAATTAAAAAATATATTAAAATAAAAATCAAGTAAAAAAACTAATTAAAAAATATATAATTGGAGGATTATCATGCACATTATGGAAGGTTACTTGCCTCCTGAATGGTGTGCTGTATGGTATATACTAGCAATCCCTGTAGTTATCTATGGATTAATATCAATTAAAAGAGCAGTAGCAGAAACTGATCAAGCTAAACCATTATTAGCATTAGCTGGTGCATATATGTTTATATTATCATCACTAAAAATGCCATCAGTAACTGGAAGTTGTTCACATCCATGTGGTAACGGATTAGGTGCAGTATTATTTGGTCCTGCAGCAACCTCAGTATTAGCAGTAATCGTACTTTTATTCCAAGCTATCCTTCTTGCACACGGTGGACTAACAACCTTAGGTGCAAATATAATGTCAATGGGTATTATAGGACCTGTTTGTGGTTGGTTAGTATGGAAAGGATTAAGAAAAGCAAATGTATCAGGATCAATATCAATGTTCTTCACAGCATTTGTAGCAGATTTATTAACATATGTAATGACAGCAATTGAATTATCATTAGCATTCCCAAAACCTACATTCGTATCAGCATTTACAACATTCTTTGTAATATTTGCTATTACACAAATACCACTTGCTATTGCAGAAGGTATACTTACAACAATCATCTATGACTACATATTCAAAGAAAGACCAGATATTCTTGTAAAATTACATATTATATCACAAGAAGATGTATCAAAAGCACAACTTAATGCAGGAGTTAATTAAAATGGTTCAAGCAAAAACAATAATTGGATTAATAATTGTAGCAATTCTTATCGTTTTACCTCTTGCACTTTATAGTGGACACGGTGAAGATGATGGATACTTTGGAGGATCAGATGACCAAGGTGGAGAAGAAATTGAAAAAATGGATCCTGGATATGAAGTTTGGGCACAACCAATTTGGGAACCACCTAGTGGAGAAATTGAAAGTCTAATCTTCTGTCTTGAAACAGCTATCGGATCAATCATCTTAGGTTATGTCTTTGGATACTGGGGAGGACAAGATAAAGCTAAAAAAGGAAAAAATTAAAAAGAAAAGATTAAAAAAAAGAAGAAATATTTAATTCTTCAATAAAATATTAATCTTTTCTTTTTTTTTTAAAAAAAATATAAATAAAATAAATTAAACTCAGTAAGAAGGTGAGTATTTATGTCAATATTTGAAGACACATTGGATTACTATTCAATGAATAATAAACTAACAAACAGTAATATCTATTATAAAACAATATTTGCACTTAGTATACTTATCATCAACCTATTTGCTAACTCACCAATAGCCCCAATATTTATACTAATTTTTTGTTCAATTTTAACAGTATATGTTGCAGGAATATCTAAAAAATTCTACCTGACATTTCTAGCAGTACCATTTGCATTTGCATTTATAACAGTAATATTTATGGCATTCTTCTTTGGTTCAGGATCACAAATATGGTCACTTGGAATCTTTGGATGGGGTGTTACAGCAGATG
This genomic window from Methanosphaera cuniculi contains:
- a CDS encoding deoxyhypusine synthase is translated as MQVKHLEITENMTINEFIKQLDESGVLGAGRIAHATNLLADSIKDPDTQVFLSLAGPMIPGGLRKIVRDLVANKQVDLIISSGANLTHDLVEAFGGNHYKSTGEDDEVLQDSGMGRIADIYTHADDFEVFEEEIQKIFADINQEYKQLSIQEFIYEIGLRIDDDESFIKMAAENNIPIFAPGIIDCMIGLQLWIYTQDHDFILSAAGDMTYLSDCVFKSKHVTACMLGGGLPKHYTLASNILTGGIDAGIQITLDRSEGGSLSGAPLEEAKSWAKAKKGSNLVTVIGDATVLFPLIVAGALDKIKI
- the pyrF gene encoding orotidine-5'-phosphate decarboxylase, whose amino-acid sequence is MKVKNQIILALDVEDKDEAYKILDQTTPYLNTIKIGYPITLALGPQIIQQIKDDYNVQIIADFKVADIDATNEKIVNTTLNWGADSIIVHGFTGDDSVLAAKNMAEKNNKEIFLLTEMSHPGADRFLKPVAEEIAQMGVDMGIKNYVAPATKTDRLAKIREIVGDEAFIISPGVGVQGGKIQDTLKYADAAIIGRSIYNSDNPQQTLEDLINMI
- the cbiM gene encoding cobalt ECF transporter S component CbiM, giving the protein MHIMEGYLPPEWCAVWYILAIPVVIYGLISIKRAVAETDQAKPLLALAGAYMFILSSLKMPSVTGSCSHPCGNGLGAVLFGPAATSVLAVIVLLFQAILLAHGGLTTLGANIMSMGIIGPVCGWLVWKGLRKANVSGSISMFFTAFVADLLTYVMTAIELSLAFPKPTFVSAFTTFFVIFAITQIPLAIAEGILTTIIYDYIFKERPDILVKLHIISQEDVSKAQLNAGVN
- a CDS encoding energy-coupling factor ABC transporter substrate-binding protein, whose amino-acid sequence is MVQAKTIIGLIIVAILIVLPLALYSGHGEDDGYFGGSDDQGGEEIEKMDPGYEVWAQPIWEPPSGEIESLIFCLETAIGSIILGYVFGYWGGQDKAKKGKN